cttgatcccaggatcctgggatcacacctgagcccaaggcagatgcttaaccagctgaggtTAAGTCGGCACCGCTGGGTTTAAGATTTTTACTAAATATTGAAATAGGATGTTCATAACCAATTGCTGTTACCTCAAATCATTCTACGTAGACGTACATTTCAAAGTGTTACTTAAACCATTGACTTTTCCTGGCGACCAGAAGTGATCCCAGGGTAAGTCCATCTCTCATCTGTTTTGATGTTGGGCCATTCTCTCCATCAAGCCTTGCTGCCCAAGGGGCTGTCTTCTTCTGGAGCCAACGGACTGTGTGTTGACTGAATGTAGGCCTGGATGTGCACCcctggtgttctctctcttgatTAACTTCCTCAAAGTGCTGGATATCCAGTCATCCCTCCTATAATTCGGGCTCTGTGGCCTTCTGGGCACTTTAAGCAcctgtttttgcttttcccttAGCTCTCTGATTTGCGGCTACTTCTTTTTCCATACCTCCTGTTCACTCTGTATGCTCCTCTGTCGGCTTGTCCCCTCAGACCTCCCCTAACAAATTCCAAAAGGATCCAAGGCCTCTATTCCATCTCCTGTCCTCGCCTTCCCTGCCTCTTTTACAAACTGGTTTTCTCTCAGGAAACGGCCTGTTTCGGCAAAAAAGGGTGGCATTCTGAGCAAGACCACTGAGAAAAGGGTCCCCTTGAGAAAACATGCTCTCTATCTGGAATATGTTTTGGGGTTTGAGAATAGCAACTagtggttttcttctttctagagGGGGCCCTGGCCGTGGTTGTGTTGCAGTTACCCACCATTTCTGTAAATGTCTGCGGAGGACCCCACTCACTGCCCCAGCCTGATCAGCAGATACACAGAAATActgtttccacattttattttattaaagagttcatttatttatttgacacagagagaccgtgagagagggaacataagcagggggagtgggagatggagaaggaggcttcctgctgagcagggagcccaatggggggctccatcccaggaccctgggatcatgacctgagccgaaggcagatgctaaatgactgagccccccaggctcccctgtttctacatttttttttttaaagattttgtttatttatttgacagagagagagagagagagatcacaagtaggcagagagaatggaagggaagcaggctccctgcctagcagagagcccgacgtggggctcgatcccaggaccccaggatcatgacctgagccgaaggcagaggctttaacccactgagccacccaggtgccccctgtttcCACATTTTAAAGCCATTATTGCCTGATATGAATGGGCGTAGTGGCCACTATGTTGCAGTTTGGCAGAGGAGACAAGTGTAATAAATAAacagtgtagtagtagtagtagtagtaaatgAGCCAGGCAGTGTTCTTAGCAGTGAAGGAAGAGTAATTCCAGTCCACGGGAGAAGTGGGCATTTACCCACTTCAGAAGAAGACGGAGGCCAGCGCAGGGTAACGGCGTCACCTTCACATGCAGAATGGCCCTTCATGCCTCCCTTTCTCCATTGTTCCCACAGGGATGTCCCCAAGGATACACCCCTTGGGACACCCCTGCCATTTTCAGCCCTGACCGAGGAGATGCGGGGTTCTCCCGCGCACAGGGTGGCAAGCGGCGCTGGCCGGCTTATGTCTTTCAGAGCCAAGGGGccggagaaggaggagaagctgaGACGCGCGGTCAAGCAGGTCCTGAAGTGCGACGTGACCCAGAGCCGGCCGCTGGGCGCCGTGTCCCTGCCCGCCGCCGACTGCGTGCTCAGCACCCTGTGCCTGGACGCCGCCTGCCCCGACCTCCCGGCCTACCGCGCCGCGCTCCGGAACCTCGGCAGCCTGCTGAAGCCGGGGGGCTTCCTGGTGGTGGTGGACGCCCTGAAGAGCAGCTACTACATGATCGGCGAGCAGCGGttctccagcctctgcctgggCCGGGAGGCCATAGAGGCTGCGGTGAGGGAGGCCGGCTTCTCCATCGAGTGGTTCGAGGTGATCTGCCAGAGCTACTCCTCCACCATGTGCGACAACGAAGGGCTCTTCTCCCTGGTGGGGCGGAAGCTGAGCAAAGCTGTGTGACCCGCTGTGGTTGCGATTAAAGCAATTCCTCTGCCTGGAGCAGTTAACTCCCGTCCCTGGTTCTAACTGCCACGGTCACGGTGCCGAGGGGAGCGGAGCGGCTCCTGGGGGACAGAGTGGGCacggtgggtgggtggaggagcTTCTGGGTGACCGCGGGCTCCCCGCTTCCCAGGTGTGCTATGGGGACCCAGAGATGAGCAACCCGCACGTCCGGTCTTCACCACCCATGACTAGAAAAGGAGACCTCCTTCTCCTGAAGCACCCCAGTCATGGCCACTCAGGGCCTACACACCTGCAGAGCAGTGTCTGCGGGGATGAGCTCTCCTCCCTAGGGGGCCTGCTGCCGCCTCCTCTCTCAGGAGCATGCTTCTCCTGATTCTCATCAAGCTCCTTCTCTGGGGACCCCATCCTCTGTTGGGGTCCACGGGTGCCACCACCACATCTGGGGGCAGAGCAGAGCCAGGACCTTTGTTCCCGGTCCTAAGTATGCGGCGggcccttctcccccttcctttaaCACACTAGGCCAAGGCTGTGACTTCCACCTGAAGGTTGGGAGTTTGCAAGAGATGTAACAGGGGCTGTCTCACAGTGGCTATTAGAAACAGGTATCTTCAGAGTTCACATCCTTTGGGGGTTCTGGGAAGtggccctttattttttttaagattttatttattagagagcatgggctggagagaaggggcacaggcccagggagaagcagacatcctgctgagcagggagcccgactcagggctcgatcagaaccctgggatcatgacccaagctgaaggcggatgcttaattgactaagccccCAGGTAGCCTTCCAGCACAGCTCTCAGACAAGCATCTACTTGGAGTTAGGCTTACCTGCCCATGGCAGGTCTACCTTCCCTGGTTCCCAGGCCCCATGGCCATGATGCTCTAAACCAGAAGGAGACAAACTATGGCCCGTGAGCTGAATCCGGCTTGCCCATCTTGTGAGGGTCTATTGGAAAGCACCCATGGCCGTTCATT
This DNA window, taken from Lutra lutra chromosome 10, mLutLut1.2, whole genome shotgun sequence, encodes the following:
- the NNMT gene encoding nicotinamide N-methyltransferase translates to METSFTSKDTYLRHFNPRDYLEKYYNFGSKHSAENEILRHLLKNLFKIFCLDGVKGDLLIDIGSGPTIYQLLSACESFKEIIATDYTDQNLRELQKWLKKEPGAFDWSPVVTYVCELEGNRAKGPEKEEKLRRAVKQVLKCDVTQSRPLGAVSLPAADCVLSTLCLDAACPDLPAYRAALRNLGSLLKPGGFLVVVDALKSSYYMIGEQRFSSLCLGREAIEAAVREAGFSIEWFEVICQSYSSTMCDNEGLFSLVGRKLSKAV